The Burkholderia cepacia ATCC 25416 genome includes a window with the following:
- a CDS encoding SRPBCC family protein produces the protein MTQQTDRIEKQALLNASPDRVWEAVSNSGEFGQWFGVSFDGPFAAGQPLFGRITPTRVDDDVAKAQEPYAGTVFEIVVDRVEPKQLFSFRWHPFAIDPNVDYTSEPMTLVTFTLAAQAGGTLLTVTETGFDQLIETRRAKAREMNDQGWAAQMTLIAKYLARHA, from the coding sequence ATGACCCAGCAAACCGATCGCATCGAAAAACAGGCCCTGCTCAACGCATCGCCCGACCGCGTGTGGGAAGCCGTCAGCAATTCCGGCGAATTCGGCCAGTGGTTCGGCGTCTCGTTCGACGGGCCGTTCGCGGCCGGGCAGCCGCTGTTCGGCCGCATCACGCCGACCCGCGTCGACGACGACGTCGCCAAGGCGCAAGAGCCCTATGCGGGCACTGTGTTCGAAATCGTCGTCGATCGCGTCGAGCCGAAGCAACTGTTCTCCTTTCGCTGGCATCCGTTCGCGATCGACCCGAATGTCGATTACACATCCGAGCCGATGACGCTCGTCACGTTCACGCTCGCGGCGCAGGCCGGCGGCACGCTGCTCACGGTCACCGAAACGGGCTTCGATCAGTTGATCGAAACGCGCCGCGCGAAGGCGCGCGAGATGAACGATCAGGGCTGGGCCGCGCAGATGACCCTGATCGCGAAATACCTGGCCAGGCACGCGTAG
- a CDS encoding metal-dependent hydrolase: MTDTADYHKIKARHVKFDFSDTPVTWVPNDPGSTHIINTLNLLFPEGELWFCRVYNKALPLITDARLRDEAEGFLRQEAVHSRSHGGVLKHYYDRHGIDTKPFTQKLNRLFTRVLGEQPLGLKIGHTRFWLRQQLAVIASLEHFFGYLGNWVLNAHGLDEGKADPTMVDLLRWHGAEEVEHRTVAFDIYRHMGGTYPERCVHMAFVILLLLYYITTGAKFMYRRDPDAGRYPGFVLAWWQGSRRGHLPSFWKVIGAALRYFKPGYTPHHEGSTEQALAYLARSPAAQAAAHGGNWGTTKGA, translated from the coding sequence ATGACCGATACCGCCGACTATCACAAGATCAAGGCCCGGCACGTGAAGTTCGACTTCAGCGACACGCCGGTCACCTGGGTGCCGAACGACCCGGGCAGCACGCACATCATCAACACGCTGAACCTGCTGTTCCCGGAAGGCGAGCTGTGGTTCTGCCGCGTGTACAACAAGGCCTTGCCGCTGATCACCGACGCGCGCCTGCGCGACGAGGCCGAAGGCTTCCTGCGGCAGGAGGCCGTGCACTCGCGTTCGCACGGCGGCGTGCTGAAGCACTACTACGACCGGCACGGGATCGACACGAAGCCGTTCACGCAGAAGCTCAACCGGCTGTTCACGCGCGTGCTCGGCGAACAGCCGCTCGGGCTGAAGATCGGCCACACGCGTTTCTGGCTGCGGCAGCAGCTCGCGGTGATCGCGTCGCTCGAGCATTTCTTCGGCTATCTCGGCAACTGGGTGCTCAACGCGCACGGGCTCGACGAGGGGAAAGCCGACCCGACGATGGTCGACCTGCTGCGCTGGCACGGCGCGGAAGAGGTCGAGCACCGCACGGTCGCATTCGACATCTACCGGCACATGGGCGGCACCTATCCGGAGCGCTGCGTGCACATGGCGTTCGTAATCCTGCTGCTGCTCTACTACATCACGACGGGCGCGAAGTTCATGTACCGGCGCGACCCGGACGCCGGCCGCTACCCGGGTTTCGTGCTCGCGTGGTGGCAAGGTTCGCGGCGCGGGCACCTGCCGTCGTTCTGGAAGGTGATCGGCGCGGCGCTGCGCTATTTCAAGCCCGGCTATACGCCGCATCACGAAGGCTCGACCGAACAGGCGCTCGCCTACCTCGCCCGCTCGCCGGCCGCACAGGCGGCTGCGCACGGCGGCAACTGGGGCACGACGAAGGGCGCCTGA
- a CDS encoding 2Fe-2S iron-sulfur cluster-binding protein, producing the protein MTHPEHPPLVRIEPLGATFDAPDSLTLLEAAAFARVSLPRSCRNGTCRSCLCRIVSGSVRYTIEWPGLSREEKADGYTLPCVAVATSDLVLDVPDAVMLD; encoded by the coding sequence ATGACCCATCCGGAACACCCTCCCCTCGTGCGCATCGAGCCGCTCGGCGCGACCTTCGATGCGCCCGATTCGCTCACGCTGCTCGAAGCCGCCGCGTTCGCGCGCGTGTCGCTGCCGCGTTCGTGCCGCAACGGCACATGCCGAAGCTGCCTTTGCCGGATCGTCAGCGGCAGCGTACGCTACACGATCGAATGGCCGGGGCTGAGCCGCGAGGAAAAGGCCGACGGCTATACGCTGCCGTGCGTGGCCGTCGCGACGTCGGACCTCGTGCTCGACGTGCCCGACGCGGTCATGCTCGACTAG
- a CDS encoding DUF2917 domain-containing protein, which translates to MDQASPLFDRPDRRHAGTIALPTVVIRFAVAPRTTMTWRAPRDAELRTHGAALWVTRPPSVDDCWVQPGDVLRIARGERIWLGTVADRPAEATLTTAYVRRGERFRRTLAQVQRLLFGIAGRSG; encoded by the coding sequence ATGGACCAGGCAAGCCCGCTGTTTGACCGTCCCGATCGGCGCCACGCCGGCACGATCGCGTTACCGACTGTCGTGATCCGTTTCGCGGTCGCGCCGCGCACGACGATGACCTGGCGTGCGCCGCGGGACGCGGAGCTCCGCACGCATGGCGCGGCGCTGTGGGTCACGCGCCCGCCGAGCGTCGACGATTGCTGGGTGCAGCCCGGCGACGTGCTGCGCATCGCACGCGGCGAACGCATCTGGCTCGGCACCGTTGCCGACCGGCCGGCCGAAGCGACGCTCACGACCGCGTACGTGCGTCGCGGCGAGCGCTTCAGGCGCACGCTCGCGCAAGTGCAACGTTTGCTCTTCGGGATAGCGGGAAGGAGTGGATGA
- a CDS encoding DUF2917 domain-containing protein encodes MDQASRLVVCPDRCRTDAIALPRVVIQFTVAPRKTLAWRAQNDAEIRVHDATLWVTRLGSVDDYWIRTGDVLRVRRGDRIWMSTDDTRPAEASITTAYATGHCAWLARALVRMRSLLRERCRSRS; translated from the coding sequence ATGGACCAAGCAAGCCGGCTGGTTGTCTGCCCCGATCGGTGCCGCACCGATGCGATCGCGTTGCCGCGGGTCGTGATCCAGTTCACGGTCGCGCCGCGCAAGACGCTGGCGTGGCGCGCGCAAAACGATGCCGAGATTCGCGTGCACGACGCGACGCTGTGGGTCACGCGGCTGGGCAGCGTCGACGATTACTGGATACGAACCGGCGACGTGCTGCGCGTGCGGCGCGGCGATCGTATCTGGATGAGCACCGACGACACCCGTCCGGCCGAGGCATCGATCACGACCGCGTACGCGACGGGACACTGTGCATGGCTCGCGCGTGCGCTTGTACGAATGCGCAGCCTGTTGCGTGAACGATGTCGAAGTCGCTCATGA
- a CDS encoding DUF2964 family protein, producing the protein MVRTELRVVLAAIATFIMLGGIAVAIHGLLFDLTDAVRYGAAAIAVGATTAAIALNVWPNDPH; encoded by the coding sequence ATGGTTCGGACGGAACTGAGAGTCGTGCTGGCGGCCATCGCCACATTCATCATGCTGGGCGGCATTGCCGTGGCGATCCACGGGCTGCTGTTCGATCTGACCGATGCGGTGCGATACGGGGCGGCCGCGATTGCGGTCGGCGCCACGACGGCCGCAATCGCGCTCAACGTCTGGCCAAACGACCCTCACTGA
- a CDS encoding tetratricopeptide repeat protein produces MKLDPANRLALEATGIAAIRSNRPDAAVGIFEGMNRAYPDDAHVIANLAVAYRRTGRVDDAMQLYRRVKTLDPPLAQRLYDEELKGVATP; encoded by the coding sequence TTGAAACTCGATCCGGCGAACCGGCTGGCGCTCGAGGCAACGGGCATCGCGGCGATCCGCAGCAACCGGCCCGATGCGGCGGTCGGGATCTTCGAGGGCATGAACCGCGCGTATCCCGACGACGCACACGTGATCGCCAACCTGGCGGTCGCCTATCGCCGTACCGGGCGGGTCGATGACGCGATGCAGTTGTACCGCCGCGTCAAGACGCTGGATCCGCCGCTGGCGCAGCGGCTGTACGACGAGGAACTCAAGGGCGTCGCGACGCCGTGA
- a CDS encoding NCS2 family permease has translation MESIKRYFGFAEAGTDFRTEILAGVTTFLTMAYIIFVNPAILGDAGMPKESVFVATCLVAALASIIMGLYANYPIACAPGMGLNAYFAYTVVKGMGFTWQAALGAVFISGCLFLLVTLFRVREAIVNGIPKSLRISITAGIGLFLGIISLKTSGVIVGNPATLVTLGDLHKPTTILAIIGFFTIVTLDHLRVRGAILIGIIGVTILSFFFGGNQFHGVFSAPPSIDATLFKLDIGAALSTGIINVILVFFLVELFDATGTLMGVANRAGLLVEGKMNRLNKALLADSTAIVAGSVLGTSSTTAYIESASGVQAGGRTGVTAITVAVLFLACLFIAPLAGVVPAYATAPALLYVSCLMLREMVEVPWDDATEAVPAALTALLMPFTYSIANGVAFGFIAYGGLKLLTGQARSVKPIVWIIAAVFLFRFFYLGSE, from the coding sequence ATGGAATCCATCAAGCGGTATTTCGGCTTCGCTGAAGCCGGCACCGACTTCCGCACCGAAATACTCGCGGGCGTCACCACGTTCCTGACGATGGCCTACATCATCTTCGTCAACCCCGCGATCCTCGGCGACGCCGGCATGCCGAAGGAATCCGTGTTCGTCGCGACCTGCCTCGTCGCGGCGCTGGCATCGATCATCATGGGGCTGTACGCGAACTACCCGATCGCATGCGCGCCCGGCATGGGCCTGAACGCGTATTTCGCGTACACGGTCGTCAAGGGGATGGGCTTCACGTGGCAGGCCGCGCTGGGCGCGGTGTTCATCTCCGGCTGCCTGTTCCTGCTCGTCACGCTGTTCCGCGTGCGCGAGGCGATCGTCAACGGCATTCCGAAATCGCTGCGGATCTCGATCACCGCGGGTATCGGCCTGTTCCTCGGCATCATCTCGCTGAAGACGTCGGGCGTGATCGTCGGCAACCCGGCCACGCTCGTCACGCTCGGCGACCTGCACAAGCCCACGACGATCCTCGCGATCATCGGCTTCTTCACGATCGTCACGCTCGACCACCTGCGCGTGCGCGGCGCGATCCTGATCGGCATCATCGGCGTGACGATCCTGTCGTTCTTCTTCGGCGGCAACCAGTTCCACGGCGTGTTCTCCGCGCCGCCGTCGATCGATGCGACGCTGTTCAAGCTCGACATCGGCGCCGCGCTGTCGACCGGCATCATCAACGTGATCCTCGTGTTCTTCCTCGTCGAGCTGTTCGATGCGACCGGCACGCTGATGGGCGTCGCGAACCGCGCGGGCCTGCTCGTCGAAGGCAAGATGAACCGCCTGAACAAGGCGCTGCTCGCCGACAGCACGGCGATCGTCGCGGGCTCGGTGCTCGGCACGTCGTCGACCACCGCGTATATCGAAAGCGCATCGGGCGTGCAGGCCGGCGGCCGCACGGGCGTGACGGCCATCACCGTCGCGGTGCTGTTCCTCGCGTGCCTGTTCATCGCACCGCTCGCCGGCGTCGTGCCGGCGTATGCGACGGCACCGGCACTGCTGTACGTGTCGTGCCTGATGCTGCGCGAGATGGTCGAGGTGCCGTGGGACGATGCAACGGAAGCCGTGCCGGCCGCGCTCACCGCGCTGCTGATGCCGTTCACGTACTCGATCGCGAACGGCGTCGCGTTCGGCTTCATCGCTTACGGCGGCCTCAAGCTGCTGACGGGCCAGGCCCGCTCGGTCAAGCCGATCGTGTGGATCATCGCGGCCGTGTTCCTGTTCCGCTTCTTCTATCTCGGCAGCGAGTGA
- a CDS encoding sigma-54-dependent Fis family transcriptional regulator: MPQPFVLPATAGRTDLLAQAHARSTAVGLRAHERPDFSPLSRIALRELLDTNHALFSHARPVMENLHAQIADTQSLVLLTDADGVILHSIGDADFIEKANRVALCTGVSWAEGARGTNAIGTALASGQAVAVHGDEHFLRANHILTCSCAPIFDPFGRTLGTLDVSGDPRGSSPHTLALVRMSAQLIENHLFANQCAEALRLRFHAHEECVDSLFAGLVAFGPDGGLIAANRSAQFQLGASFDALQHQASDALFGMRFSQLAQQAARAPGAMFRLTLSTGVRVLARCEFAEAHKTAVAVTPPAPAARVRTADPDAITFATLDTGDARMAAVLERVAKIRGRDLPLLILGQTGTGKEWLARALHQASPRADGPFVAVNCAALPDSLIEAELFGYEDGAFTGARKRGSPGKIVQADGGTLFLDEIGDMPLAQQVRLMRVLQERAVMPLGGARAVPVDVRVVCATHRDLRAMIAEGTFREDLFYRINGLAVTLPALAARTDLPALVERILARLARSEPMPRRIAADVLDAFTRHRWPGNLRQMTNVLRTAGMLAEDEDEITLTHLPDDFWLDCDDAPAAPSSAAPAASAGPHEGTTLQHHQAAVIDAVLARHGGNVSAAARELGLARNTVYRHLRRH, encoded by the coding sequence ATGCCGCAACCTTTCGTGCTGCCCGCCACCGCGGGTCGCACCGACCTGCTCGCGCAGGCGCATGCGCGTTCGACCGCGGTCGGCCTGCGCGCGCACGAACGTCCCGATTTCTCGCCGCTGTCGCGCATTGCGCTGCGCGAACTGCTCGACACGAATCACGCGCTGTTCTCGCACGCCCGCCCGGTCATGGAGAACCTCCACGCGCAAATCGCCGACACGCAAAGCCTCGTGCTGCTGACCGACGCGGACGGCGTCATCCTGCACAGCATCGGCGACGCGGACTTCATCGAAAAAGCCAACCGCGTCGCGCTGTGCACGGGCGTTTCGTGGGCGGAAGGCGCACGCGGCACCAACGCGATCGGCACCGCACTCGCATCGGGCCAGGCCGTCGCCGTGCACGGCGACGAACACTTCCTGCGCGCCAACCACATCCTCACCTGCTCGTGCGCGCCGATCTTCGACCCGTTCGGCCGCACGCTCGGCACGCTCGACGTCAGCGGCGATCCGCGCGGATCGAGCCCGCACACGCTCGCGCTCGTGCGGATGTCCGCGCAACTGATCGAGAACCACCTGTTCGCGAACCAGTGCGCGGAAGCCCTGCGGCTGCGCTTTCATGCGCACGAGGAATGCGTCGATTCGCTGTTCGCCGGGCTCGTCGCCTTCGGCCCCGACGGCGGACTGATCGCCGCGAACCGCAGCGCACAATTCCAGCTCGGCGCGTCGTTCGACGCACTGCAACATCAGGCCAGCGACGCGCTGTTCGGCATGCGCTTCAGCCAGCTCGCGCAGCAGGCGGCACGCGCACCCGGTGCGATGTTCCGCCTCACGCTGTCGACCGGCGTACGCGTGCTGGCGCGCTGCGAATTCGCGGAAGCGCACAAGACCGCCGTTGCCGTCACGCCGCCCGCACCCGCCGCACGCGTGCGCACAGCGGACCCCGATGCGATCACGTTCGCGACGCTCGACACGGGCGACGCACGCATGGCCGCCGTGCTCGAACGCGTCGCGAAGATCCGCGGGCGCGACCTGCCGCTGTTGATCCTCGGCCAGACCGGCACCGGCAAGGAATGGCTCGCCCGCGCACTGCACCAGGCATCGCCTCGCGCGGACGGCCCGTTCGTCGCGGTCAACTGCGCGGCGCTGCCCGATTCGCTGATCGAGGCCGAGCTGTTCGGCTATGAGGACGGCGCGTTCACCGGCGCGCGCAAGCGCGGCAGCCCCGGCAAGATCGTGCAGGCCGATGGCGGCACGCTGTTTCTCGACGAAATCGGCGACATGCCGCTCGCGCAGCAGGTCCGGCTGATGCGCGTGCTGCAGGAACGCGCGGTGATGCCGCTCGGCGGCGCGCGCGCGGTGCCCGTCGACGTGCGCGTGGTCTGCGCGACCCATCGCGACCTGCGCGCGATGATCGCGGAAGGCACGTTCCGCGAAGACCTGTTCTACCGGATCAACGGGCTCGCGGTCACGTTGCCGGCGCTCGCCGCACGCACCGACCTGCCCGCGCTCGTCGAGCGGATTCTCGCGCGGCTTGCACGCAGCGAACCGATGCCGCGCCGCATCGCGGCCGACGTGCTCGACGCGTTCACGCGCCACCGCTGGCCCGGCAACCTGCGCCAGATGACCAACGTGCTGCGCACGGCCGGCATGCTGGCCGAGGACGAAGACGAAATCACGCTCACCCATTTGCCCGACGATTTCTGGCTCGACTGCGACGACGCGCCGGCGGCGCCGTCATCCGCGGCACCGGCTGCGTCGGCCGGCCCGCACGAAGGCACGACGCTGCAACACCATCAGGCCGCGGTGATCGATGCCGTGCTGGCACGGCATGGCGGCAACGTGTCGGCGGCCGCGCGCGAGCTCGGCCTCGCCCGCAATACCGTGTACCGGCACCTGCGCCGGCATTGA
- a CDS encoding DUF1488 domain-containing protein — protein sequence MQIHFTNEKPEYSGRDLMLAFTALVNGERVQCQITAEALEDHFGAASPRFEDMVGAFDQHRDRIEAAARRLLSETRAQCVTLRSGYVRFYEANWR from the coding sequence ATGCAAATCCATTTCACGAACGAGAAGCCCGAGTATTCGGGGCGCGACCTGATGCTTGCGTTCACGGCGTTGGTGAATGGCGAGCGCGTTCAATGTCAGATCACCGCCGAGGCGCTGGAAGACCACTTCGGTGCGGCTTCGCCGCGCTTCGAGGACATGGTCGGTGCATTCGACCAGCACCGCGACCGTATCGAGGCCGCTGCACGGCGCCTGCTGTCGGAGACGCGCGCGCAATGCGTGACGCTGCGCAGCGGTTACGTCCGCTTCTACGAGGCCAACTGGCGCTGA